Genomic segment of Candidatus Binatia bacterium:
AATCGCGAATGGATCGCCTCGCGATGCAGTTCGACCTGCTCCTCGAACTCGTCGGTGTCGAGCAGCCAGGCCAGCGAGTGATGGGAGGTCTCGCCGAGGATCTCGGCCGACCCGCACGCGACCAGCTCGCCGATGTTGTCGATGACGTCCGGGGCCGCCTCCTCGAGCTGCGCGAGAAGCGTCGATGTGAGCCCGAACGCGACGCGCAGCGGAGCGTCGGCGCGGCGCGCCTGCGACAGCAGCACGGTAGTCGCCGGCCGGTAACAGCGCTCGACGATCCCATCGAGAATGCTGCGATCGAGCTCGGCGTCGAACCACGATGACGCGAGCTGCGCGCGGGCGGCGCCGCGCACTGCGGCGGCTGTTTTGCCGATGTCGAATACTCGCATCCGGCGCAGGCGGCGGGGCTGGTGAAGCTGGAAATAGAGGCACAGTCTGGTCATCGTGTTTCTCCCGTTACCGGTCTCGTCGCGTCGCTTGCCGCGGCGACCTCATCGAAAACTTCGAGCAGGCGCCGGGCCGGTGCTTGCCAGCCGAGCCTGAGCGCTTCCTTTCTTCCGGCAGCGCCGAGGCTGGAAGCGAGCGCCGCATGGTCGATCACGCCGATGATCTTGTCGGCCAGCTCTTCGGTCTCCCAGAAGTCGACTTTCAGGCAGTGGCGGATCACCTCGCTGACGCCGGACTGGCGACTGACGATCGCCGGCGTCCCGCGAAGCATCGCTTCGATCGGCACCAGGCCGAAGGGCTCGCTGACGCTCGGCATCACGAACACGTCCGCCATCGCATAGGCGCGCGAAATGTCGTCGCCGCTGAGGAAGCCCGTGAAGAAGAGACTCGAGGCAAGACCGAGCTCGGCGGCACGCTCGACCATCTCAGGCAGCAACTCGCCGCTGCCGGCGACGACGAAGATCGTTTCCGGACGCAGCCCGCGCACCAGCGCAGCGGCCCTCAGGAACCACTCCGGCCCTTTCTGTGCGGTGAGCCGGCCGAGGAAGAGCACGACGGGGCGCTCGCCGGCCAGAGGCGGAAGTCCGCGAATGGCGGCCGCATCGTGGGCCGGCTCGGTGCCGTTGTGAACGACGCGCAGCTTGTCGGGGCTGACGGCGGGATACTGCTCGAGAATCGCGCGGCGCGTAAAATCGCTGACCGCAACGATGCGGTCGGCGGCGCAGAGTCCAGCTTCTTCCAGCTCGCGGATCTTCTCGCTGCCGCGGCCGCCGCCACTGCGGTCGCCCTCGGTCGAGTGCACGTGCAGCACGAGAGGTTTGCCCGAGACTTTGCGCGCTGCGACGCCGGCGGCGAACGTCATCCAGTCGTGGCAGTGGATCACGTCGTGCGCGGTAGTCGCCGCAATCGCGGAGGCGGCCGCAGCCAGCCTCTCGACCTCGCGCAGCAGGTCGCCTCCATAGAGGGAAGCATCCGCACGCGCGCTGCCTGGAGACGTCGACGCACCACCTGCGACACTGCCCGCTGTCGCACGGCCCGACGTAGTCGTGAAGAGATGGTGGTACGACTGCTGGGTCTGGTAGGGCGCAAGCAGCGACTCGAAGCGGATCTCCTGTTGATGGGTGGATGGCGCGTCGCCGGACAGCTCATCGCGAACGCCGCTGGCGATTGCCGCTGGCGCTTCGGGCTGC
This window contains:
- a CDS encoding glycosyltransferase family 4 protein; translated protein: MLSFGWEFAPVLSGGLGVACAGLARALADEGVDLTFVLPKLPRPVEAGGIRVVSARELAPQPEAPAAIASGVRDELSGDAPSTHQQEIRFESLLAPYQTQQSYHHLFTTTSGRATAGSVAGGASTSPGSARADASLYGGDLLREVERLAAAASAIAATTAHDVIHCHDWMTFAAGVAARKVSGKPLVLHVHSTEGDRSGGGRGSEKIRELEEAGLCAADRIVAVSDFTRRAILEQYPAVSPDKLRVVHNGTEPAHDAAAIRGLPPLAGERPVVLFLGRLTAQKGPEWFLRAAALVRGLRPETIFVVAGSGELLPEMVERAAELGLASSLFFTGFLSGDDISRAYAMADVFVMPSVSEPFGLVPIEAMLRGTPAIVSRQSGVSEVIRHCLKVDFWETEELADKIIGVIDHAALASSLGAAGRKEALRLGWQAPARRLLEVFDEVAAASDATRPVTGETR